One segment of Nostoc flagelliforme CCNUN1 DNA contains the following:
- a CDS encoding efflux RND transporter permease subunit: MTSFAALLGFLPLVISEGAGASSRWSLGTALFGGLLLSTFLSLFLVPILYILVKSLAQAYQQRLKE; encoded by the coding sequence ATGACTTCCTTTGCCGCGCTTTTAGGATTTTTGCCTTTGGTAATCTCTGAGGGAGCTGGAGCCAGCAGCCGTTGGTCTCTGGGGACAGCGCTCTTTGGGGGGCTGCTGCTTTCAACGTTCTTGAGTTTGTTCTTAGTGCCAATTCTGTACATCTTAGTTAAGAGCTTGGCCCAGGCTTATCAGCAAAGACTTAAGGAGTGA
- the wecB gene encoding non-hydrolyzing UDP-N-acetylglucosamine 2-epimerase — MTNQKRVCIILGTRPEAIKLAPVIQVFQKSSSFESQVILTGQHREMVEQVMQLFNIKADYDLEIMQVQQSLNDITCRSLQGLEALFKEKKPDLVVVQGDTTTAFAAALAAFYQKIPIGHVEAGLRTDDIFNPYPEEANRRLISQITQLHFAPTPWAVENLHRSGVLGEIHMTGNTVIDALLNVAATQAVCNVPGLDWDSYRVLLATVHRRENWGEPLQAIAQGFLQILDKFPDTALLLPLHRNPTVRVPLQELLGNHPRIFLTDPLDYGELVGAIGRSHLLLTDSGGLQEEAPSLGKPVLVLRDTTERPEAVAAGTAKLVGTTSENIFANAAELLSDPDAYEAMANAINPFGDGHAAERILQIVQNYLGLSSETST; from the coding sequence ATGACTAATCAAAAACGCGTTTGCATTATTTTGGGTACTCGTCCAGAAGCGATTAAACTAGCTCCTGTAATTCAGGTTTTCCAAAAGTCTTCAAGTTTTGAGTCGCAAGTAATTCTAACTGGACAGCATCGAGAGATGGTTGAGCAAGTTATGCAGCTGTTCAACATTAAGGCAGATTATGACTTGGAAATTATGCAGGTTCAGCAATCTCTAAATGATATTACCTGCCGTAGTTTACAAGGGTTAGAAGCATTATTTAAGGAGAAAAAACCAGATTTAGTGGTGGTGCAGGGAGATACTACCACGGCTTTTGCCGCAGCTTTGGCAGCTTTTTATCAAAAAATCCCTATTGGTCATGTAGAAGCAGGTTTAAGAACTGATGATATCTTCAATCCTTACCCAGAAGAAGCTAATCGGCGGTTGATTTCTCAAATTACTCAGTTGCACTTTGCGCCGACTCCTTGGGCTGTGGAAAATTTGCACCGTTCTGGTGTTTTGGGTGAAATTCACATGACGGGTAACACGGTAATTGATGCATTGTTGAATGTAGCTGCAACCCAAGCAGTTTGTAATGTACCAGGCTTAGACTGGGATTCATACCGCGTTCTGCTAGCAACAGTTCATCGTCGGGAGAATTGGGGAGAACCCCTGCAAGCGATCGCCCAGGGATTTTTACAGATATTAGACAAGTTTCCTGATACAGCTTTGCTATTACCATTACACCGCAATCCCACAGTGCGAGTTCCGTTACAAGAACTTTTAGGGAATCATCCCCGAATTTTCTTGACAGATCCTCTAGATTATGGCGAACTGGTGGGAGCAATTGGGCGATCGCATCTTTTGCTCACTGATTCTGGTGGTTTGCAAGAAGAAGCCCCCAGCTTGGGAAAACCAGTATTAGTTTTGAGAGATACCACCGAAAGACCAGAGGCTGTTGCAGCCGGTACAGCCAAACTTGTAGGCACTACAAGTGAGAATATTTTTGCAAATGCTGCTGAGTTACTTAGCGATCCAGATGCTTATGAAGCAATGGCAAATGCAATTAATCCCTTTGGGGATGGTCATGCAGCAGAGCGCATTTTGCAGATTGTACAAAATTACCTGGGTCTTTCATCAGAAACATCAACTTAA
- a CDS encoding circadian clock KaiB family protein: MNNLTTNKLSTPQLFKGIALFTPGGDLIYCIDPSKQGRWHLHLCSALQEILDLPEPPHFLVPCYTATIDHWLDPRTQKVRTFAEAYPAVIRHQALLNAIFATGELVWQAAPWQEGLCDRMVLTTYRSSFPQLWEDHDLIVRLDLSEPVPKYHQPVIVQKKEVITQGYVLRLFVAGHSSTTERILQNLHELLERSLGHPYTLKVIDVLSHPEQAELNQVSATPTLVKVWPHPIRRIVGELDHVEKILQMLAAKEKF, from the coding sequence GTGAACAACTTGACGACAAACAAACTATCTACACCCCAGTTGTTTAAAGGCATTGCCCTATTTACACCTGGAGGAGATCTAATTTACTGCATCGACCCTAGCAAGCAAGGTCGATGGCATTTGCATTTATGTTCGGCTTTGCAAGAAATCCTAGATTTACCAGAGCCACCGCACTTTTTAGTGCCTTGTTATACTGCAACTATTGACCACTGGTTAGATCCACGCACTCAAAAAGTGCGAACTTTTGCTGAAGCTTATCCGGCTGTAATTAGACATCAAGCTTTGCTGAATGCCATTTTTGCCACAGGGGAGTTAGTATGGCAAGCTGCTCCTTGGCAAGAGGGGTTGTGCGATCGCATGGTCTTAACAACTTATCGTTCGTCATTCCCGCAGCTTTGGGAGGATCACGATTTAATTGTCCGTCTAGACCTTTCTGAACCTGTGCCAAAATACCACCAGCCAGTCATTGTACAAAAAAAGGAAGTCATCACACAAGGCTATGTTCTCCGCTTGTTTGTTGCAGGACATAGCAGTACCACCGAACGCATTCTGCAAAATTTACACGAATTGTTGGAGCGATCGCTCGGACATCCTTATACTCTGAAAGTAATTGATGTTTTAAGTCATCCAGAACAAGCAGAACTCAATCAAGTTTCTGCAACTCCTACCCTTGTCAAAGTTTGGCCGCACCCAATTCGGCGAATCGTTGGAGAGTTGGATCATGTAGAAAAGATTTTACAGATGTTAGCTGCCAAGGAAAAATTTTAA
- a CDS encoding M23 family metallopeptidase, protein MKKVTVYRYRTYALIGLISLTAVLSTTTPVLTQLADDSPIGAQTLIPASNLIWPTQGFISQGFRKYQHEGIDIAGASGTPIVAAASGTVIKAGWDNWGLGNAITIKHIDGSITVYGHNRRFLASKGQQVIQGQIIAEMGSTGNSTAPHLHFEVHPNGRIAVDPLRMLTSLTASVASAANQQMDNLKHPVSTPPLAKQVSPSEPIPIGFAPVSTDTKCNGVTMIEGETASIRVKVCEENGQLFYIGQLKQEPTKPIKIAALNIGKGRYRADNSSFYYLVSPEKVEVWRNGTQMRSDRFYNLTKSP, encoded by the coding sequence ATGAAAAAAGTTACCGTTTATCGATACCGCACTTATGCACTAATTGGGTTAATCTCTTTAACCGCCGTATTAAGTACAACTACACCTGTCCTAACACAGTTAGCAGACGATTCCCCAATTGGTGCGCAAACCCTTATCCCTGCTTCTAACTTAATCTGGCCGACTCAAGGGTTTATTTCTCAAGGCTTCCGCAAATATCAACATGAAGGAATTGATATTGCGGGGGCATCTGGAACTCCAATTGTTGCTGCTGCATCTGGTACAGTCATCAAAGCAGGTTGGGATAATTGGGGATTAGGCAATGCTATAACTATTAAACATATTGACGGCAGCATCACTGTTTATGGTCACAATCGCCGTTTTTTGGCGAGCAAGGGTCAACAGGTCATTCAAGGTCAAATTATTGCTGAGATGGGATCTACAGGCAATAGTACAGCGCCTCATCTGCACTTTGAAGTTCATCCAAATGGTCGAATAGCTGTTGATCCCCTTCGGATGTTAACATCCTTAACTGCAAGTGTTGCTTCTGCTGCTAATCAGCAAATGGATAACCTGAAACACCCAGTCTCGACACCCCCACTAGCAAAGCAAGTTTCACCTTCCGAGCCAATTCCAATAGGTTTTGCACCTGTTAGCACTGATACTAAATGCAATGGAGTTACTATGATTGAGGGTGAGACTGCAAGTATTCGTGTAAAAGTTTGTGAAGAAAATGGTCAGTTATTTTATATTGGGCAGTTGAAACAAGAGCCTACTAAGCCTATAAAAATAGCAGCTTTAAATATTGGCAAAGGCAGATATCGAGCAGATAATAGTAGTTTTTATTATTTAGTCAGTCCTGAAAAAGTGGAAGTTTGGCGAAATGGTACTCAGATGCGTTCTGATAGATTTTATAATTTAACAAAATCGCCCTAA
- a CDS encoding T3SS effector HopA1 family protein, with amino-acid sequence MLNYSINQPLTSLFDIAKNIQIESNFCIYHPNYQPFALPTKIAERFQHNSVDLQQKYLTLLLRNFLYGIYYNGSLQSTLAVNTDPPKQNLADNSILEIDWDFYEQLHASNHGIGYFDPRWQVLRKEPDGTMAVTKGGLTLYVEPDCHLESSKKSTKVGDMVAIWMPKNRMQNGSYLAVSNIGQERQSNPDAELGAGRIYFNFTPSGAIAFMESLTLQLNAASIPFNFQVLHNPSAYGRYDSGLLYFELPDYPAIRTILQAIYPENQSYFQPEIPLFTKFLAPGLGLAEEPIQKFAAQESFGMNRCQIVANALFEAWQKGKNAMEERMKTIDEHFARHLIDLQRPYLNPSSEDIYKPIRLG; translated from the coding sequence ATGCTAAATTACTCTATTAATCAACCGCTAACTTCTCTATTCGACATTGCTAAAAATATCCAGATTGAGTCAAATTTTTGTATTTATCATCCAAATTATCAACCCTTTGCTCTGCCGACGAAAATAGCCGAGAGATTTCAGCACAATTCTGTAGATTTACAACAGAAGTATCTCACTCTACTGCTGCGGAACTTTCTCTATGGGATCTATTACAATGGCTCTCTACAAAGTACTTTAGCAGTCAATACTGATCCGCCAAAGCAAAATTTAGCAGATAATTCCATTTTGGAAATTGATTGGGACTTTTACGAGCAATTGCACGCCAGTAATCACGGCATAGGTTACTTTGACCCTCGATGGCAGGTGTTGCGTAAAGAACCTGATGGTACTATGGCGGTGACTAAAGGCGGTTTAACACTTTATGTTGAGCCAGACTGCCATCTAGAATCCAGCAAGAAATCTACCAAAGTGGGTGACATGGTAGCAATCTGGATGCCCAAAAATAGAATGCAAAATGGCTCTTACTTGGCAGTTAGCAATATCGGACAGGAACGGCAAAGTAACCCCGATGCTGAATTGGGAGCAGGGCGAATTTACTTTAACTTTACGCCATCTGGTGCGATCGCTTTCATGGAAAGCCTAACACTGCAATTGAATGCAGCCTCGATTCCCTTTAACTTTCAGGTTCTTCACAATCCCAGTGCATACGGACGCTATGATTCGGGGCTACTCTACTTTGAACTCCCCGACTATCCAGCAATTCGCACAATCCTTCAGGCTATTTATCCAGAAAATCAATCCTATTTCCAGCCGGAAATTCCCTTATTTACAAAATTTTTAGCACCAGGGTTAGGTTTAGCCGAAGAACCAATCCAAAAATTTGCAGCACAAGAAAGTTTTGGGATGAACCGTTGCCAAATTGTCGCTAATGCTTTATTTGAAGCTTGGCAAAAAGGTAAGAATGCGATGGAGGAGCGGATGAAGACGATTGACGAACACTTTGCGCGACACCTAATAGATTTACAGCGTCCTTATCTTAATCCAAGTTCTGAGGACATATATAAACCTATACGCTTGGGTTAA
- a CDS encoding DUF6918 family protein yields the protein MGLSEGLLNPTKKAMVINDCCNMIEGQLASKSGMSGMALKTAFAALKGVKPGYIPYVVEQILPQCFTALDPIWSEGVQKGDPIEYLSANRSQTADALLGVTDARVKNAKRQMVRGTYEKFRGSAKKHVEEAVPDLAKVIENYTKS from the coding sequence ATGGGACTGAGTGAGGGACTTTTGAACCCGACTAAAAAGGCTATGGTCATCAATGACTGTTGCAACATGATAGAAGGACAGCTTGCATCCAAGTCAGGCATGAGTGGTATGGCTTTAAAAACTGCCTTCGCTGCCCTGAAGGGGGTTAAGCCAGGGTATATCCCCTACGTGGTTGAGCAGATTTTACCGCAGTGCTTCACAGCACTTGATCCCATCTGGAGTGAAGGCGTACAGAAAGGCGATCCAATTGAATACCTGAGTGCGAATCGCTCTCAGACGGCAGACGCGCTACTCGGTGTCACTGATGCTAGAGTTAAGAACGCCAAGCGCCAAATGGTGCGAGGAACCTATGAAAAATTTCGCGGTTCAGCCAAAAAGCACGTAGAAGAAGCAGTGCCAGACTTAGCCAAAGTAATCGAGAATTACACTAAGTCCTGA
- a CDS encoding type IV pilus twitching motility protein PilT, with amino-acid sequence MTQSQSPSNSNSAAGRNLPPMPPPPPPTSSTQRQMTQTLDMSDRSTNAPVAGHRPVSPPPIPSSVPLKNSSPQLTLAKLIREAFDQGYSDIHLGVGEVPRFRSRGEIQPTDYPETDKEAFMSWLREVMSEGEIQRFEEHLEFDGATQYDFARVRINVFGSLKGPAMVLRLIPLKILTMEQLRLPPVFRDICHHHKGLILVTGPTGSGKSTTMAAMVDYINKEMAKHIITIEDPIEFIHQSRKSLVKQREVGMHTRKFDNALKAALREDPDLILVGEMRDKETVNTALKAAQTGHLVMGTLHTNSAVKTIERILNLYSGDEQDAMRVAISESLVAVIAQGLCRTTDGKRAAFHDVLINTEAIKEWIKDGKYDEIGELMKQAGFDGMVTMNQSLLNLYQDGRITEETALEMSPTPNEMAQFLRGRV; translated from the coding sequence ATGACACAATCACAGTCTCCATCAAATTCTAACTCTGCTGCCGGACGTAACCTGCCACCAATGCCGCCGCCACCACCGCCAACCTCTAGTACCCAGAGGCAGATGACACAAACATTGGATATGTCAGATAGGAGTACCAACGCGCCTGTTGCAGGTCATCGTCCGGTTAGTCCACCGCCAATACCTAGTTCAGTTCCCCTTAAAAACAGCAGTCCACAACTTACTTTAGCGAAGTTAATCAGAGAAGCTTTCGATCAGGGATATTCTGACATTCACTTGGGTGTAGGTGAAGTACCCCGCTTCCGCAGCCGAGGAGAAATTCAACCAACGGATTATCCAGAAACAGATAAAGAAGCTTTTATGAGTTGGTTACGGGAGGTGATGAGTGAAGGGGAAATTCAGCGCTTTGAAGAACACTTAGAATTTGACGGAGCAACTCAATATGACTTTGCTCGCGTGCGGATTAATGTTTTTGGCTCCCTTAAAGGGCCTGCGATGGTGTTGCGGTTGATTCCGCTAAAAATATTAACTATGGAACAGTTGAGATTACCTCCAGTTTTTCGGGATATTTGCCATCATCACAAAGGTTTAATTTTAGTGACTGGGCCCACTGGATCTGGTAAGTCCACGACAATGGCGGCGATGGTTGACTACATCAATAAGGAGATGGCCAAGCATATCATCACCATTGAAGACCCGATAGAATTTATCCATCAAAGCCGCAAGTCTTTAGTCAAACAACGGGAAGTGGGAATGCATACCCGGAAATTTGACAACGCTTTGAAAGCAGCTTTGCGGGAAGATCCAGATTTGATTCTGGTGGGGGAAATGCGGGATAAAGAAACAGTTAACACCGCCCTAAAAGCCGCTCAGACTGGTCACTTGGTCATGGGAACCCTGCACACCAATAGCGCTGTCAAAACCATTGAGCGGATTCTCAATCTCTACTCTGGTGACGAACAGGATGCAATGCGGGTGGCAATCTCTGAGTCTTTGGTGGCAGTAATTGCCCAAGGTTTGTGCCGCACAACTGACGGGAAGCGGGCTGCTTTCCACGATGTGCTGATCAATACTGAGGCTATTAAAGAATGGATCAAAGACGGTAAGTATGATGAAATTGGTGAGTTGATGAAACAAGCTGGCTTTGACGGCATGGTTACGATGAATCAATCATTGCTCAATCTCTATCAAGACGGTCGCATCACTGAAGAGACTGCTTTGGAAATGTCACCAACTCCTAACGAAATGGCACAGTTTCTCCGAGGTCGAGTTTAA
- a CDS encoding DUF2442 domain-containing protein produces the protein MLKDIIAVEPRENYQLHIRFEDDVEGIIDISKIVKFTGVFAPLQDKEYFATVCVNPEYGTIQWESGADLDPDVIYALITKEPIPQYQLSAVSANSAD, from the coding sequence ATGCTCAAAGATATCATTGCAGTTGAACCAAGAGAAAACTATCAGCTTCACATCCGCTTTGAAGATGACGTTGAAGGAATAATTGATATTAGTAAAATCGTTAAATTTACAGGTGTATTTGCGCCTCTGCAAGATAAAGAATACTTTGCTACAGTGTGCGTCAACCCTGAATACGGAACGATTCAATGGGAATCGGGAGCCGACTTAGACCCAGATGTTATTTATGCTTTGATTACAAAAGAGCCGATTCCACAATATCAACTAAGTGCTGTTTCAGCTAATTCTGCTGATTGA
- a CDS encoding mechanosensitive ion channel family protein — protein sequence MRFQFLAIASSMAIAVVSVPKATAQIPLLPQLLPSPSSVSNDANNRLVTGWIYLDGRRLFQIAASRSNFPERSEDIQKKLEKIAQNYFQSPAKTTVKVEVRKVNDLPVIYINGQYLMTITSEDAGLREVDMLTSANQIAESLQEDLQQAKQERQTQFLIDQGKIAAGIGLAMIVMSWGVYSWQRRSKNDVVYPLASQPPRGPLNSPISPAAAQPITTQLNQQQHRHIQEVKRRLFQLTQAGIWGGGSFVILGLFPYTRPFQVVILTAAQFPLRLGVVFLVTYVAIRLIYALIDRFTTTLISSGALLTPESSERLQLRVSTFSGVTKSIATGICVGVGFLLALVSLGIDIVPLLAGASLVGVAVSLASQNLIKDAINGFLIILEDQYALGDVITVGNVGGLVENLNLRMTQVRDSEGRLITIPNGEIKVVANLSSRWSRADLTIPIAYQADIEKALKLIESIGFEMDKDPQWERQILETPQVLGIDQFGDRGLIIRVWIKTQPLKQWDVAREFRRRLKVALDQAGISISVPQQAIWVNDEQSLNFQGNGKAN from the coding sequence GTGCGCTTTCAATTTTTGGCGATCGCTAGTTCAATGGCGATAGCGGTCGTATCTGTGCCAAAAGCCACAGCCCAAATTCCTTTGTTACCACAGCTGCTACCATCTCCCAGCAGTGTGAGTAATGATGCAAATAATCGACTTGTTACAGGCTGGATTTATTTAGATGGTCGTCGGTTATTTCAGATAGCGGCATCAAGAAGCAACTTTCCTGAGCGTTCAGAAGATATCCAAAAGAAGTTGGAGAAAATTGCCCAAAATTACTTCCAGTCACCAGCAAAAACAACAGTCAAGGTAGAAGTTCGCAAAGTAAACGACTTACCAGTAATTTATATCAACGGTCAATACCTGATGACCATCACTTCTGAGGATGCTGGATTGCGAGAAGTAGATATGTTGACATCAGCAAATCAAATCGCCGAATCGTTACAAGAAGACTTGCAACAAGCAAAGCAAGAAAGACAAACTCAATTTTTAATCGACCAAGGTAAAATTGCTGCGGGCATTGGACTGGCAATGATTGTGATGAGTTGGGGGGTATATAGCTGGCAAAGACGTTCCAAAAACGATGTAGTATACCCCCTTGCCTCCCAACCCCCCAGAGGGCCCCTAAACTCCCCAATTTCACCAGCAGCAGCCCAACCAATTACAACCCAACTGAATCAACAGCAACATCGACATATCCAAGAAGTAAAAAGACGATTGTTTCAGCTAACTCAAGCCGGAATTTGGGGAGGTGGAAGTTTCGTTATTTTAGGTCTATTTCCCTACACAAGACCATTCCAGGTAGTGATTCTCACAGCTGCCCAATTTCCTTTGCGATTAGGTGTTGTGTTCCTGGTAACTTACGTAGCAATCCGTCTCATCTACGCCCTCATTGACCGCTTTACCACTACTCTGATTAGCAGTGGTGCTTTATTAACTCCAGAAAGTTCTGAACGCCTGCAACTGCGAGTTTCTACATTTTCCGGCGTGACTAAAAGCATCGCTACTGGTATCTGTGTAGGAGTAGGCTTCTTGCTAGCGCTGGTGTCATTGGGGATAGATATCGTTCCCTTGCTAGCGGGTGCGAGTTTAGTTGGTGTTGCGGTGTCTCTAGCTTCGCAAAACTTAATTAAAGATGCGATTAATGGTTTCTTGATCATTTTAGAAGACCAGTACGCTTTAGGCGATGTGATTACTGTAGGAAACGTGGGAGGCTTAGTAGAAAATCTGAATCTGCGGATGACCCAAGTGCGGGATTCCGAAGGGCGCTTGATTACGATTCCTAATGGTGAAATTAAAGTTGTTGCCAATCTTTCTAGCCGTTGGTCACGAGCCGATTTAACGATCCCCATCGCCTACCAAGCCGATATTGAAAAGGCTTTGAAGTTGATTGAAAGTATTGGCTTTGAGATGGATAAAGATCCGCAATGGGAGCGTCAAATTCTGGAAACACCGCAAGTTTTGGGAATAGATCAATTTGGCGATCGCGGTTTGATTATTCGCGTCTGGATTAAAACACAGCCCCTCAAGCAATGGGATGTAGCACGAGAGTTTCGCCGCCGCCTGAAAGTTGCCCTAGACCAAGCTGGAATTTCCATTTCTGTGCCTCAACAAGCAATTTGGGTCAATGATGAGCAATCGTTAAATTTTCAGGGTAATGGCAAAGCTAATTAG
- a CDS encoding aminoglycoside phosphotransferase family protein — MVLSLSSHNVIQYLLEAGLCSSEDDASDKSELPGSSKNNFGLLVTLADNRQLLIKQKRNLNNNDAAPHELFQEWLFHQLLQQFPVLGNISAMPTAVNYAPLVVHFDEENSILVRNYLGDYLELATFYHNNDIFPQEIATAIGTTLAGLHRATYNRREYKDFMATAPQGEFRYGFYNPAQGVESIGPEIFGTVPTDALKFYLLYQQSESLESAIADLAYSWNPCCLTHNDLKLNNILVHSRWEQLDNCLVRLIDWEACSWGDPAFDLGTLLASYLRIWLNSLVVDPTIELQESLHLALTPLESLQPSIIALIRAYLNAFPMILEYHSDFIVRVIQFAGLALIHEIQDMITWRKSFNNADICMLQVAKSLLTMPQQGVLTIFGISESEILNPVAKIHKLPQPIKEPQLLRLYYEKTRLRGC; from the coding sequence ATGGTATTATCACTGTCTTCTCATAACGTTATCCAGTATCTGCTAGAAGCGGGGCTGTGTAGCTCAGAAGATGACGCATCAGATAAATCTGAGTTGCCAGGAAGTAGTAAGAACAATTTCGGTTTACTAGTGACTCTAGCAGATAATCGTCAACTGCTCATTAAACAAAAACGTAACCTTAACAACAATGACGCCGCGCCCCATGAATTGTTCCAGGAGTGGCTATTTCATCAGTTGCTCCAGCAGTTTCCAGTTCTCGGCAATATTTCCGCGATGCCTACGGCGGTAAACTACGCACCATTGGTAGTCCATTTTGACGAAGAAAATTCTATTCTTGTCCGCAACTACTTAGGTGATTATCTAGAGCTTGCGACATTCTACCACAACAATGATATTTTTCCACAAGAAATTGCCACTGCGATCGGCACTACTTTAGCGGGACTCCATCGCGCAACCTATAACCGCCGAGAATATAAGGATTTTATGGCAACTGCTCCCCAAGGAGAGTTTCGCTATGGCTTTTACAATCCGGCGCAAGGGGTAGAGTCAATTGGTCCGGAGATTTTTGGAACGGTTCCCACGGATGCGCTGAAATTCTATCTACTATACCAGCAGTCTGAGAGTTTGGAATCTGCGATCGCTGATTTGGCATATAGCTGGAATCCTTGCTGCTTGACTCACAACGACCTGAAATTGAACAACATTTTGGTTCATTCCAGGTGGGAGCAACTAGATAATTGCCTGGTACGACTAATTGATTGGGAAGCTTGTTCTTGGGGAGATCCAGCTTTTGATTTAGGTACTTTACTAGCAAGCTATTTAAGAATTTGGCTCAATAGCCTCGTAGTAGACCCCACCATTGAGTTACAAGAATCTCTACATCTGGCGTTGACACCGTTGGAGAGTTTACAACCCTCAATTATTGCCCTAATTAGGGCTTATCTAAATGCTTTCCCGATGATTTTGGAATACCACAGTGACTTCATTGTGCGAGTTATCCAGTTTGCGGGGCTAGCACTGATTCATGAAATTCAGGATATGATTACGTGGCGAAAATCCTTTAATAATGCTGACATCTGTATGCTCCAAGTAGCTAAAAGTTTACTGACTATGCCGCAGCAAGGTGTACTGACTATTTTTGGGATATCAGAGTCAGAAATTCTAAATCCTGTAGCCAAAATACATAAACTTCCTCAACCTATAAAAGAGCCACAGCTACTTCGTCTTTATTACGAAAAAACTCGGCTTCGCGGTTGTTAA
- a CDS encoding IS1634 family transposase → MRASPLNIRVQDIDHCGIVAGICDEMNLVEQINRLLGTHSQEIISAGQVVKAMILNGLGFVSAPLYLFEKFFVGKATEHLLGEGIRPEHLNDDRLGRVLDKLYEAGLTEVFVTVAICAARKFGVKMDSLHLDSSSFHVDGDYINNPTAQEAAEPGGIEITYGYSRDHRPDLKQFILDLMCSGDGDIPLYLRVGDGNESDSAMFATIIADFQRQWQIDALFVADAALYTEENLQQMKHLRWVSRVPGTLTAAKMLSENIPEQAFNDSAMPGYEIAAICSEYGGIRQRWLVVESQARKDADLKQLEKRLTKQLSKAQSELRLLLNQEFACSKDALIAAQRLSSKLPLHQLANIQVNEVKKHTGRGRPSKDASPTFYYQVDASLEPKEIAIAIETKRAGRFILATNVLDAEELSNDDILREYKAQQSTERGFRFLKDPLFFTSSVFLNSTERVAALAMVMGLCLLVYSLGQKALRQALERAKKTIDNQLGKPTSTPTLRWVFQCFMSIHLVTIAQIKQIANLTHERQWILQFFGAPCRKYYLLS, encoded by the coding sequence ATGAGAGCTTCACCACTAAATATTAGGGTACAGGATATTGACCACTGCGGCATAGTCGCAGGCATCTGTGATGAGATGAATCTAGTAGAACAAATTAACCGACTACTGGGAACTCACTCTCAAGAAATCATCAGTGCAGGTCAAGTTGTAAAAGCGATGATTTTAAACGGATTAGGGTTTGTGAGTGCGCCATTATATTTGTTTGAAAAGTTTTTCGTTGGCAAAGCTACAGAGCATCTTTTAGGAGAAGGAATACGTCCAGAACACTTAAACGATGACCGTTTGGGTCGAGTATTAGACAAATTGTATGAGGCTGGACTAACTGAAGTATTTGTGACAGTGGCGATTTGTGCAGCACGTAAATTCGGGGTCAAAATGGACAGCCTGCACCTCGATTCAAGTTCATTTCACGTTGATGGTGATTACATAAACAACCCAACAGCACAGGAGGCGGCGGAACCAGGAGGAATCGAAATTACCTATGGCTATTCAAGAGATCACCGCCCAGACTTGAAACAATTTATTTTAGACCTGATGTGCAGTGGGGATGGAGACATCCCGCTATACCTAAGAGTTGGAGACGGTAATGAATCGGACTCAGCGATGTTTGCTACCATAATCGCTGATTTTCAAAGGCAGTGGCAGATAGATGCTTTGTTTGTTGCAGATGCGGCCCTTTACACTGAAGAAAATTTGCAACAAATGAAACATCTTCGTTGGGTATCGAGAGTACCAGGCACCCTAACTGCGGCAAAAATGCTGTCAGAGAATATCCCAGAACAAGCATTCAATGACAGTGCAATGCCTGGGTATGAGATCGCAGCAATTTGTAGTGAGTATGGTGGTATACGACAACGTTGGTTGGTAGTTGAAAGTCAAGCGAGAAAAGATGCCGACCTCAAGCAGCTGGAAAAACGTTTAACTAAGCAATTATCAAAAGCCCAATCTGAACTGAGGCTGTTGTTAAACCAGGAATTTGCTTGCTCAAAAGATGCTCTGATTGCTGCACAACGCCTCAGCTCTAAGTTGCCCTTACACCAACTGGCTAATATCCAGGTGAATGAGGTAAAAAAACATACTGGACGTGGTAGACCCAGTAAGGATGCTTCCCCCACCTTTTACTACCAAGTTGATGCTTCACTTGAACCCAAGGAAATAGCGATCGCCATCGAAACCAAACGAGCCGGAAGATTTATTTTAGCCACCAATGTCCTTGATGCCGAAGAACTGAGCAATGACGATATTTTACGTGAATATAAGGCACAGCAGTCTACTGAGCGTGGTTTCCGATTTCTCAAAGACCCTTTATTTTTTACTTCAAGTGTGTTCCTCAACTCGACTGAGAGAGTCGCCGCACTAGCAATGGTTATGGGTTTGTGCCTGCTTGTTTATAGTCTTGGTCAAAAAGCTCTACGTCAAGCTTTGGAACGGGCAAAAAAAACTATTGATAATCAATTGGGTAAACCAACTTCTACTCCAACCTTACGTTGGGTGTTCCAATGTTTTATGTCCATTCATTTGGTTACGATCGCCCAAATAAAGCAAATTGCCAACTTAACCCATGAAAGGCAATGGATTCTCCAGTTTTTTGGTGCTCCTTGTCGAAAATATTATCTTCTTTCTTAA